From Xyrauchen texanus isolate HMW12.3.18 chromosome 12, RBS_HiC_50CHRs, whole genome shotgun sequence, one genomic window encodes:
- the LOC127652556 gene encoding synaptotagmin-17-like, with translation MAYTQLEPINKGLLSRLSDFLLCHWPCRSCWQWCWECCCCQTTDEELEILGPFPAQTPSWLVNECNDEKGSNSHIMAYDPSSSAPSETATNCRPSTSETSRSTFSLVGQLASLNARRPSSPMVDVKPIEFWAIGPRKEVVQPLRKPPTPPDDYFHKLEPRLYSLDSCSDDVDSLTDEEILVRYQLGMLHFSTQYDLINGHLSVRVIEARDLPPPVTCDGARQDMAHSNPYVKMSLLPDHKNSRQTGVKRKTQNPVFEERFTFEVPFLEAQRRTLLLSVVDFDKFSRHCVIGKVSLSLNEVDLVKGGHWWKALVPSSQNEVELGELLLSLNYLPSAGRLNVDIIRAKQLLQTDMCQGSDPFVKVQLVTGLKLVKTKKTSCMRGTIDPSYNESFSFRVPQEDLSEVSLVFTVYGHNMKSSNDFVGRIVIGQFSTGTQETTHWRRLLSSKRTPVEQWHSLHSRAECDRVSPASLEVT, from the exons ATGGCGTACACACAG TTGGAACCCATCAATAAG GGTCTTCTGTCCAGACTGTCTGACTTCCTGTTGTGTCACTGGCCATGCCGGTCCTGTTGGCAGTGGTGCTGGGAGTGTTGCTGCTGTCAAACCACTGATGAGGAGTTGGAAATTCTGGGGCCTTTCCCAGCTCAGACTCCATCATGGCT TGTCAATGAATGTAATGACGAGAAAGGCTCAAATTCTCACATCATGGCCTATGACCCTTCTTCATCTGCTCCATCTGAAACCGCCACAAACTGCAGGCCATCCACTTCAGAGACCTCACGCTCCACTTTCAGCCTGGTCGGCCAGCTAGCAA GTCTGAATGCCCGAAGACCCAGCTCCCCTATGGTAGATGTAAAGCCTATAGAATTTTGGGCCATTGGACCCAGGAAAGAAGTGGTGCAGCCCTTGCGTAAACCCCCGACACCACCAGATGACTATTTCCACAAACTGGAGCCTCGTCTGTACTCCTTAGACTCATGTAGTGATGATGTTGACTCTCTGACTGATGAGGAGATTCTGGTACGATACCAACTGGGCATGCTGCACTTCAGCACACAGTATGATCTCATCAACGGCCACCTCAGTGTGCGAGTCATCGAGGCCCGGGACCTGCCCCCACCCGTAACGTGTGATGGTGCTCGCCAGGACATGGCCCACTCAAACCCCTATGTGAAGATGAGCCTACTGCCTGACCACAAGAACTCCAGGCAGACTGGGGTCAAACGCAAGACCCAAAACCCAGTTTTTGAGGAACGATTCACTTTTGAGGTCCCATTTCTAGAGGCCCAAAGGCGCACTCTGCTGCTCTCTGTGGTTGACTTTGACAAGTTTTCACGGCACTGTGTCATTGGaaaagtgtctctctctcttaatgAGGTTGATTTAGTAAAAGGAGGACATTGGTGGAAGGCCCTGGTGCCCAGCTCTCAG AATGAGGTTGAGCTGGGTGAGCTTCTGCTATCCTTAAACTACCTTCCCAGTGCTGGCAGGCTGAATGTGGATATTATCCGAGCAAAGCAACTGCTTCAGACAGACATGTGCCAAGGTTCAG ATCCTTTTGTGAAGGTGCAGTTAGTGACAGGTCTAAAGCTGGTGAAGACCAAGAAAACATCCTGTATGAGGGGCACCATCGACCCCAGCTACAATGAGTCCTTCAGTTTCCGTGTACCTCAAGAGGACCTGAGTGAAGTCAGCCTTGTATTCACAG TTTATGGGCACAACATGAAGAGTAGCAACGATTTTGTCGGTCGCATTGTGATCGGCCAGTTCTCAACCGGCACACAGGAAACCACACACTGGCGCCGGCTGCTGAGCTCCAAGCGCACCCCGGTGGAACAGTGGCACAGCCTGCACTCCCGTGCCGAATGTGACCGTGTCTCCCCGGCTTCTCTTGAGGTCACATAA